Proteins found in one Pseudomonas mosselii genomic segment:
- the ispF gene encoding 2-C-methyl-D-erythritol 2,4-cyclodiphosphate synthase yields the protein MRIGHGYDVHRFCDGDFITLGGVRIPHKFGLLAHSDGDVLLHALSDALLGAAALGDIGKHFPDTDPQFKGADSRVLLRHVVAVVRDKGWKVGNVDATIVAQAPKMAPHIETMRQQIAADLQVELDQVNVKATTEEKLGFTGREEGIAVHAVALLLPA from the coding sequence ATGCGTATTGGCCACGGCTACGATGTCCACCGTTTCTGCGACGGTGATTTCATTACCTTGGGCGGGGTGCGTATCCCCCACAAGTTCGGCCTGCTGGCCCACTCCGACGGTGACGTGCTGCTGCACGCCCTGAGCGATGCCCTGCTCGGCGCTGCGGCGTTGGGCGACATCGGCAAGCATTTCCCTGACACCGACCCGCAGTTCAAGGGTGCCGACAGTCGCGTGCTGCTGCGCCACGTGGTCGCCGTCGTGCGCGACAAGGGCTGGAAGGTCGGCAACGTCGACGCCACCATCGTCGCCCAGGCGCCGAAGATGGCCCCGCATATCGAGACCATGCGCCAGCAGATCGCCGCAGACCTGCAGGTCGAACTCGACCAGGTCAACGTCAAGGCCACCACCGAAGAAAAGCTGGGCTTCACCGGCCGCGAGGAGGGCATCGCCGTTCACGCGGTCGCCCTGCTACTGCCAGCATGA